One Sphingobacteruim zhuxiongii DNA window includes the following coding sequences:
- a CDS encoding S9 family peptidase, translated as MKKVYLSLLFLCTGILFAQEKNTLAKPNYQQAAKFSPARLRTMIFSTEVSPNWINFSDKFWYEYSSPAGKYWYIVDPKTRSKKELFNRSEMAARITSIVKNPFDAQHLAIQNLRFNETSDNIVRFEVQSTKDTVKSKEEIKKLTNKSDTIKKKLFYFEYNLSNNILKEISDSTEKKDRLSWGSFNPDTSRVFFSKNYNLYWMDYANYQKAIKDDKDSTIVEHQITTDGVQYYSWGGEPYSVTTGDKKSEEDEKKKRNSVWLNWSPDGKHFSIMRKDNRDLSALWVINNVGAKRPTLETYKYLMPGELDSTENELYIFNSADLKAKRVDVSAFKNQTISPWSKDRSKESFKGRYYINYWHGDNKEFYIARSSRDLKRIDILAVNIDGTVRTLVEERSNVYLDVKKPYIVNNGKQFIHWSQRDGWGHFYLYDMQGKLIHQITKGDFHCDELTAYQEGTGNLLFKANGKEKDSDPYYTYYYSVNKNGGRINLLTPGDFDHQVASSESSNYFVDNFSRVNTAPVSNLYNSNGQLIMKLEESDLSQLFAAGYKFPEPFKVKAADGVTDLYGVLYKPFDFDSIKTYPIIEYVYPGPQTEAVNKSFGRSMDRVDRLAQMGFIVVSVGNRGGHPSRSKWYHTYGYGNLRDYGLEDKKFVAEQLANKYNFIDIDRVGITGHSGGGFMSTAAMLVYPDFFKVAVSGAGNHENNIYNRWWSERHHGVKEQVSAKGDTTFNYQIERNSDLAKNLKGKLLIVTGDIDNNVHPANSIRMVDALIKANKRFDFVLLPGQRHAFGEMTEYFFWRMADYFSEHLLGESKINEVDMTEINKDRPIRR; from the coding sequence TCGTTGATCCGAAGACACGTTCTAAAAAAGAACTATTTAATCGTTCGGAAATGGCAGCCAGAATTACTTCAATTGTAAAGAATCCATTCGACGCTCAGCATTTAGCGATTCAGAACCTTCGCTTCAACGAAACTAGCGACAATATCGTACGATTTGAGGTACAAAGCACCAAGGACACGGTTAAATCAAAGGAGGAAATCAAGAAGTTAACGAACAAGAGCGATACGATCAAAAAGAAACTCTTCTATTTTGAGTACAATCTTTCGAATAACATATTGAAAGAGATAAGTGATAGCACAGAGAAGAAAGATCGTCTATCTTGGGGAAGTTTTAATCCGGATACCTCTCGCGTATTCTTCAGCAAGAACTATAACTTGTATTGGATGGATTATGCGAACTATCAAAAAGCGATCAAAGATGATAAGGACTCGACAATTGTTGAGCATCAAATTACTACCGATGGGGTTCAATATTATAGTTGGGGCGGCGAACCGTATAGTGTTACGACCGGAGACAAAAAATCGGAAGAAGATGAAAAGAAGAAAAGAAATTCAGTTTGGTTAAACTGGTCTCCTGACGGAAAACACTTTTCTATAATGCGCAAGGATAACAGAGACTTAAGTGCACTTTGGGTAATCAACAATGTAGGTGCCAAGCGCCCGACTTTAGAAACGTATAAATACTTAATGCCAGGTGAACTTGATTCAACTGAGAATGAATTATACATCTTTAATTCGGCAGATTTAAAAGCCAAACGCGTCGACGTTTCTGCATTTAAGAATCAAACAATTAGTCCTTGGAGTAAGGATAGAAGCAAAGAGAGCTTTAAAGGACGTTACTATATCAACTATTGGCATGGAGACAACAAGGAGTTCTATATTGCAAGATCTAGCCGTGATTTAAAACGTATTGACATACTCGCGGTAAATATTGACGGAACGGTGAGAACCTTGGTTGAGGAACGCTCTAACGTCTATCTCGATGTTAAGAAGCCATATATCGTTAACAATGGAAAGCAGTTTATTCATTGGTCTCAACGAGATGGATGGGGACATTTCTACTTGTATGATATGCAAGGAAAATTAATCCATCAAATTACTAAAGGCGATTTCCATTGCGATGAATTAACAGCTTATCAAGAAGGCACGGGCAACTTACTTTTCAAAGCTAACGGAAAAGAAAAAGATTCGGATCCATATTACACCTACTATTATTCAGTTAATAAAAATGGTGGAAGAATTAACCTATTAACGCCAGGCGATTTCGACCATCAAGTTGCGAGCAGCGAGAGTTCAAATTATTTTGTTGATAATTTCTCCCGTGTTAATACCGCTCCGGTTAGTAATCTATATAATTCAAACGGTCAGCTCATCATGAAATTGGAGGAGTCTGATTTATCTCAGCTATTTGCTGCAGGTTATAAATTCCCAGAGCCGTTTAAGGTTAAAGCTGCCGATGGCGTTACAGACCTATATGGCGTCTTGTACAAGCCTTTTGACTTTGATTCCATCAAGACCTACCCTATCATAGAATATGTCTACCCTGGCCCGCAAACAGAGGCTGTGAACAAAAGCTTCGGCAGAAGCATGGATCGCGTTGATCGTTTAGCTCAGATGGGCTTTATTGTCGTATCAGTTGGTAATCGTGGAGGACATCCTTCGCGCTCTAAATGGTATCATACTTACGGATATGGAAATTTGAGAGATTATGGCTTGGAAGACAAGAAATTTGTGGCTGAACAACTAGCCAACAAATACAATTTCATCGATATCGATCGTGTTGGGATTACCGGACACTCTGGCGGGGGCTTTATGTCTACTGCGGCGATGCTAGTTTATCCAGATTTCTTTAAAGTTGCTGTTTCAGGTGCTGGAAATCACGAGAATAATATCTACAACCGCTGGTGGAGCGAAAGGCATCATGGTGTTAAAGAACAAGTATCCGCGAAAGGCGATACGACATTCAATTACCAAATTGAACGTAATTCCGATTTAGCGAAAAACTTGAAAGGCAAGCTATTAATTGTCACTGGCGATATTGACAACAATGTACATCCAGCAAACTCGATTCGTATGGTAGATGCCCTTATCAAGGCAAACAAACGTTTTGATTTTGTGTTACTTCCGGGACAGCGTCATGCTTTTGGGGAAATGACTGAATATTTCTTTTGGAGAATGGCCGACTATTTCAGTGAGCACTTGTTAGGTGAATCTAAGATTAATGAAGTCGATATGACGGAAATTAACAAGGATCGCCCGATCAGAAGATAA
- the ruvB gene encoding Holliday junction branch migration DNA helicase RuvB, translating into MNENLDPNAERLTQTEKDLERVLRPQTFEDFTGQAKILENLSIFVQAAKLRGEALDHVLLHGPPGLGKTTLSHIIANEMGVGIKITSGPVLDKPGDLAGLLTNLDEGDILFIDEIHRLSPLVEEYLYSAMEDFKIDIMLETGPNARSVQISLNPFTLVGATTRSGLLTAPLRARFGINSRLQYYDAKLLTDIVVRSSSILNVPISEEGAFEIARRSRGTPRIANALLRRTRDFAQIKGNGSIDKAISQFALNALNVDENGLDEMDNKILSTIIDKFKGGPVGLKTIATAVGEDEGTIEEVYEPFLIQEGYLMRTSRGRECTEIAFKHLGKTNHYKGNTLF; encoded by the coding sequence ATGAACGAAAACCTAGATCCAAATGCAGAACGATTGACCCAAACGGAGAAAGACCTAGAGCGTGTATTACGCCCTCAGACTTTTGAAGATTTTACGGGACAAGCGAAGATTTTGGAAAACCTGTCTATATTCGTTCAGGCAGCCAAGCTACGAGGAGAGGCTTTAGATCACGTTTTATTACATGGCCCTCCAGGCTTAGGTAAGACTACCTTATCCCATATTATTGCCAATGAAATGGGTGTCGGGATCAAGATTACCTCTGGACCTGTTTTAGACAAGCCAGGCGACTTAGCAGGCTTACTAACAAATCTTGATGAGGGTGATATTCTATTTATTGATGAAATACACCGTTTAAGCCCGCTGGTTGAAGAATATCTCTATTCCGCAATGGAGGACTTCAAAATCGATATCATGTTGGAGACGGGTCCAAATGCACGTTCAGTTCAAATTTCCTTAAATCCATTCACGCTTGTCGGAGCAACAACTCGATCAGGTCTGTTGACTGCACCATTGCGCGCAAGATTCGGTATTAATTCTCGCCTGCAATATTATGATGCAAAGTTATTGACTGATATTGTTGTTCGTTCATCGAGTATATTGAATGTTCCGATTTCGGAGGAGGGGGCTTTTGAGATTGCACGCCGAAGTCGTGGGACCCCAAGGATTGCCAATGCGCTATTGCGTAGAACACGCGATTTTGCGCAAATAAAAGGCAATGGATCTATTGATAAAGCAATTTCTCAGTTCGCATTAAATGCGTTGAATGTAGATGAGAATGGCTTAGATGAAATGGATAATAAAATTTTGAGCACAATTATTGATAAGTTCAAGGGCGGTCCAGTAGGGTTGAAGACAATTGCAACAGCGGTTGGTGAGGATGAAGGAACCATTGAAGAAGTTTACGAGCCCTTTTTAATACAAGAAGGATACCTGATGCGAACCTCTAGAGGGAGAGAATGTACAGAGATTGCATTTAAACATTTAGGAAAAACTAATCATTACAAAGGAAATACATTATTTTAA
- a CDS encoding polyprenol monophosphomannose synthase, with product MTDSIVIIPTYNEKENIERIIRKVFSMEVPFHILVVDDGSPDGTAQIVKSLQQEYPDQLHIEERKGKLGLGTAYIHGFKWSLARAYEFIFEMDADFSHNPDDLIRLREACLHDGAEMAIGSRYIKGVNVVNWPMKRVLMSYFASGYVRMITRIDIRDATAGFVCFRRKVLQTIPLDKIKFVGYAFQIEMKFTAIKYGFNVVEIPIIFTDRTLGTSKMSTKIFKEAFFGVIQMKIASFFKNYNK from the coding sequence GTGACAGATAGTATAGTTATTATTCCGACTTATAATGAGAAGGAAAATATAGAAAGAATCATAAGGAAAGTGTTTTCGATGGAGGTGCCCTTCCACATATTGGTGGTCGATGATGGCTCTCCGGATGGTACAGCTCAAATTGTCAAAAGTTTACAACAAGAGTATCCCGATCAATTACACATCGAAGAGCGTAAAGGGAAGTTAGGATTAGGAACGGCTTATATTCATGGCTTTAAATGGTCGCTAGCACGAGCATACGAGTTTATATTTGAAATGGATGCAGACTTTAGTCATAATCCTGATGATTTGATTCGTTTGCGCGAAGCATGTTTGCATGACGGAGCTGAGATGGCAATAGGTTCCCGATACATTAAAGGTGTTAATGTTGTCAATTGGCCAATGAAGAGAGTATTGATGTCATATTTTGCATCAGGCTACGTGCGGATGATTACAAGGATTGATATTCGAGATGCCACTGCTGGTTTTGTATGCTTTAGAAGGAAAGTACTACAAACGATTCCTTTAGATAAAATCAAATTTGTGGGCTATGCCTTCCAAATTGAAATGAAGTTTACAGCGATAAAATATGGCTTTAATGTAGTTGAAATACCAATTATTTTTACCGACCGTACATTAGGCACTTCCAAGATGAGTACCAAGATTTTTAAAGAAGCATTCTTTGGCGTTATTCAAATGAAAATCGCTAGTTTTTTTAAAAATTACAATAAATAA
- a CDS encoding peptide MFS transporter codes for MAIEAQKSLEEIQDFKGKYPKQIWRLFFSEMWERFCFYGMRGMLVFFMITQLNFGEKEANLQYGATQAFVYAFTFIGGLFADKILGFRKSLFFGGVLMIVGSVLLSIDTHEFFFFGLAFIIIGTGFFKPNISTMVGELYKDGDNRRDAGFSLFYAGINLGAFLGGYICVAIGKGYMLSSVIDEAHRWNVAFGLAAVGMLISLINFQFTKHELGPIGLQPGHPDAIVKSKPLPKWVEYAVYVGTLLLVPVIQIMVSKTEFTDYFMYTIGPLTLIYLFYEMSKVEKKERHKLIAALIFILFSIVFWGIYEQSGGSLSIFAAKNLNDSMLGGAFHLDPNGVNNSGGAFFIILLAPLFGLFWLWLAKRKVEPNTVIKFGLGFLFLGLGFYVLYATKFFAVDGMTSLDIFTLALLVITVGELCLSPIGLSIMTKLSPARLQGIMMGMWFLASAYGQYVAGLIGANMAEAREGDSLMDKLITYTEGYKQLGLYSLIAGAILIVLSPMIKKLMHGVN; via the coding sequence ATGGCTATTGAAGCACAAAAATCTCTAGAAGAGATTCAAGATTTTAAAGGGAAGTATCCAAAACAGATTTGGAGACTATTCTTTTCTGAAATGTGGGAGCGATTCTGTTTCTACGGAATGCGTGGTATGTTGGTGTTCTTTATGATAACCCAGTTAAATTTCGGTGAAAAAGAAGCCAATCTTCAGTACGGAGCAACTCAAGCTTTTGTATATGCTTTCACATTTATTGGTGGTCTTTTCGCGGATAAGATCCTAGGCTTTCGGAAATCGTTGTTTTTCGGTGGCGTATTGATGATTGTCGGTTCAGTGCTACTGTCGATTGATACACATGAGTTTTTCTTCTTTGGTTTAGCGTTCATTATTATAGGTACGGGGTTTTTCAAACCGAATATCTCAACAATGGTGGGAGAGCTTTATAAAGATGGCGACAATCGTCGTGATGCTGGATTCTCGCTGTTCTATGCAGGTATTAACTTAGGAGCATTCTTAGGAGGGTATATTTGTGTTGCAATTGGTAAGGGATATATGCTGAGTTCTGTAATCGATGAGGCTCACCGTTGGAATGTAGCATTCGGTTTAGCAGCAGTGGGGATGTTAATCAGTTTAATAAATTTCCAGTTTACTAAACATGAATTAGGTCCAATTGGCTTGCAGCCTGGACATCCCGATGCTATCGTAAAGTCAAAACCTCTACCGAAATGGGTAGAATATGCTGTTTACGTTGGAACTTTATTATTAGTTCCTGTCATACAGATTATGGTTTCCAAAACGGAGTTTACAGATTATTTCATGTATACCATTGGTCCATTGACGTTGATTTATTTGTTTTATGAGATGTCTAAAGTCGAAAAGAAAGAGCGTCATAAATTAATAGCCGCGTTAATCTTTATCCTGTTTTCTATCGTATTCTGGGGTATTTATGAGCAGAGCGGTGGTTCGCTAAGCATATTCGCGGCGAAGAACTTAAATGACTCAATGCTCGGAGGAGCATTTCATTTAGATCCAAATGGCGTGAATAATTCTGGAGGAGCATTCTTTATTATCTTATTAGCACCTTTATTTGGTCTTTTCTGGTTGTGGTTAGCAAAAAGAAAAGTAGAGCCGAATACGGTTATTAAATTTGGATTAGGATTCTTGTTTTTGGGATTAGGATTTTATGTGTTATATGCGACGAAGTTTTTCGCTGTAGACGGAATGACCTCGCTTGATATATTCACCTTAGCCTTATTGGTAATCACAGTTGGCGAGCTTTGTTTATCGCCGATCGGTTTGTCTATTATGACGAAGTTGTCTCCAGCACGTTTGCAAGGTATTATGATGGGCATGTGGTTTCTAGCTAGTGCCTATGGACAATATGTTGCTGGATTAATCGGAGCCAATATGGCAGAGGCTAGAGAAGGTGATTCATTAATGGATAAACTAATCACTTATACGGAAGGATACAAGCAATTAGGACTTTATTCTTTAATTGCAGGGGCGATTTTGATTGTTTTATCCCCAATGATTAAAAAGTTGATGCACGGCGTTAACTAG